GCAAGTAAAAATGATTACTATTTCATTCTTAGGAATAAGGAGGAGTTTAACAGCTACTTTAAAATTTTAGGTTTTCAGGTGGAAATCAATGAGGAATATGGTGTTGCTCAGCTGGTGAATACCTTGAATTTTAACAGAATTCAACTAAAACTTTTTGATTCCATAATACTTTTGATTTTAAGAGTACTTTTTGATGAAAAAATCAGAGAATTATCCTTGGTTAATGATGTAGTAGTGACAGTCGGTGAGATACAGGAGAAGTTTATGGCGTTAAAAATAAGAGATAAGCTTATTGATAAAACTACCTTAAACAACTCGCTTAAGTTGTTTAAAAGGTTTAATATAATAAACAATTTAGATAGGGATCTTACAAATGAAGATTCTAGAATTATAATATATTATTCCATTTTAATGGCTTTGAGAGTGGATGATATTAAGGCGGTTTATGACAAGATAAGTATCTATAAGAAAGGCGGTGAAGTCGTTGAAGAAATTGAAGAGGATGAGATTGATTAATTGGCATCGTTTTTTGAATGAAACTATTGAAATAAACAATTCTGTGTTGCTGTCAGGGGAAAATGGGGCTGGTAAATCAACTATTCTTGATGCTATTCAACTTGTGCTTACTTGCTCCAAGAATAATTTTAACAAGGCTGCCAACGAGAACGGCAAAAGAACCTTAGCAGGCTATGTAAGGTGTAAAACTGGTAAGGAGAGGAAACCTTATGAAAGAGAAGGCCAAATTACAGCTCATATTGCCTTGGAGTTTTATGAGGAAGAAAAGAATAAAACCTTTCTTGTAGGTGCAGTAATAGACTCTGCATCAGAAACCAAGGAGAAGACGGTATGGTATAGAATAGAAAATCAAGGTATAGAGGACGATTTGTTTTTACAGGGCAATAAGCCTAAGAATATCGATATATTCAGAAATACAAACAAGAAGGCACAGATTTTCAATCAAACAGATGCAAAGAAGGATTTTAAAAACCGCTTAGGACGTCTTGAAGATAAGTTTTTTGAACTTGTACCTAAGGCACTGGCTTTTAAACCTATTGATGATATTAAGGATTTTGTTTATTCCTATGTTTTGGATAAGAAGGAAGTTAATATTGAAGTCTTAAAGGAAAATGTTAGAAGTTATCAAGAACTGGAAAAGATGTTGAGTATTATAAAAGTTAAGATACAAAAGCTGGAGGCTATTAGTGAAAGTTATGACAAGATAGTGAACTTTAAAGAAAGAGAAAAAGTTTATGACTACATTATTAAAAGAGCTGACGCTGAAATTTCAAAAGAGAATATTTCAAGATTTGAATTTAATATCAAGAAGCTCAGCGACGAAATAGATGCATTGGAAACAAAGAGAAATCACATACAGAACGAAATCTATGATAAAAATGACACAAGGGATAAACTTGAATATGAATTGCTGCATAATGAGGAATATTTAGCCATAAAGGATTTGAACAGTAAAATCAATGCTCTTGAGCCTCAGATTAAGGAACTTGAATGGAAGAAAAATAGCCTTCTTCTAGCAGTAAAGGAATCCATTAAAAATACAGAAGCTTTAATGGCAAAGGAAGAAGAGTTTCCATCTGCCACCAGCTATCTTCAAGTGGCAAGACAACTTGTTCAAAATTTTGAGATTTCCTCTCTCAGCGGCATAATTGATAAATTTGTAAAAGATAAGAGGGAAAGGGCGGAGGAAGTTTCAAAGAAGATTTATAAGTTGGAAGCTGAGAAGGATAACTTTGAAACAAGGCTTTCACAGGTGAATAAAAAAATGGCTGAACTGAAGAAGAAGAAGCTTCAGTATAAATCAGAAATCACAATGCTTTTGGAGGAAATAAAGAAAGTCTTTAAAAAAGCAGGAAAAGGCAGCGAACCAAGGATTTTATGCGAGCTTTTGAGGATAACGGATGAACGATGGAAGAATGCTATAGAAGGTTATTTAAATACTCAGAGGTTTTATATTATAGTGGAGCCAGAGGATTTTGATCTGGCGTTAAATGTATATGAGAATCTCAGAAAAAATAGAGGATTACATTCTGTTGGGTTGATAAACACATCTAAGCTAGATGGATACAACAACTGCGGTAATAATACCTTGGCGGCGGTTGTGACCTCTCAGAGTATGTGGGCAAAGCGGTTTGCTAATATGATACTTGGAAAGGTTATTCTCTGCGAAAAAGTTGAAAAGTTAAAATTTTATCAATGCTCTATTACTCCAGGTTGTATGCTTTATCAAAATCATGTCGCTAGAGCAATAGACCCAAAGGTATATAACACTCCTTACATTGGAGAAGATGCTTATAAAATTCAGCTGGAGCAGGCCCTGGAGGAAAAAAGTGTTTTGGAGAAGCAGAGAAGAACTATAATAGATAGCTTGAAAGAGATTAATAAATATAAGGAACTCTTGGGAAGAGACAAAGAAACAGGTATAAAATATAATATAGAAGTTTTGGCAAGACTTAATGCTAACAAGGAACAGCTGGAAAGCTTGAGAGGAAAAAAATCTGAGCTTGAAAAAAACAATAAATTTTTTCAAAAGCATATAGTTATTGAGGATTTAAAAAGAGAAATAGAAAAGCTTGAAAAGAAAAAAGAAGATATAATAAGTAAAAAAGGATCCAATAATAATCAAATAAAAAATGAAATTAAGGCAAAGGAGCAGGAAGAGGAAAGGCTGGGAAAGCAAGCAGAAGAACTTAACAATTCGAAAAAGGCTCTTGGGGAAAAACTTGAAAAAGCACAAAAGGACTATGAGAAGATTCTGGCTTCGAAAAAACCTGTGAGAAAGATGAAAGAGGATTATGAAGGAACGAAGAAGAGAACAGAAACTTTGCGTGATGCTCAGAAAGATTTCTTAAGAGAAATGCAGTATAAATATAAATCTGAGCATGACTTTGGTGCAGAGCCCACCTATGAAGGTACAAAACTATTTATTGAGGAGTTAAATAAGCTGAAGGGTTCGGAACTTTTGACCTATGAAGAAAAGGTATTTGAGGCTAAAAAAGGGGCTGAACTTGAATTCAAGGAGCAATTTTTATCAAAGCTTCAGGAGAATATAAAAAAGGCTCAAGGAGAATTTAAGCAGCTAAACAAGGCACTTAAGGATATCAAATTCGGAAGCGAGTCTTACGAGTTTAAATATTCGGAAAGCAAGCATTTCAGTAAATATTACAAAATGATTATGGATGATTTTAACATTGTAGAGGGCTACTCTCTTTTGAGCGGACAGTTCAATAACAGGCATAAGGAAGTAATAGAGGAGCTTTTTGAAAAACTTACTCTGGACGAGGAGAACAGTTCAAAAACCTTGGAGGAATTTACAGATTACAGAACCTATATGGATTATGATATACATATAAGTCATGGTGACGGCACAGAATCCTTTTACTCAAAGGTTGCCAGAGAGAAAAGCGGTGGGGAGACTCAGACCCCTTTCTATGTAACTATAGCTGCTTCTTTTGTCCAGCTTTACAGTCAAGGCATTGGAACTGAAAGCATAGGGCTGATTCTCTTTGATGAAGCCTTTGACAAGATGGATGACGAGAGAACTACTGGTGTGCTGGAATTTTTGAATAACCTACCGCTGCAGATGATAATAGCTGCACCGCCGGAAAAGATTCAATATATAGGTCCTCAGGTTGACAGTACTCTCCTTGCTCTGAAAGAAGATAATATAAGTTATGTAGAGGTATATTCTTATGAAAAGATATGATGAGCTTTTAGTTAACAGGCTCTTGGACTCCTATGAAGGCAGCGCATTATATACTGAAAGCAATAAAAATAATCAAAGGATTTTCTTTGCTTTTAACAAGAAGAACATTCCAGATTATTTTGATGAAGAATCCACTATTTATGAGGATATAAATCAGATGGCAATGGATCTGCAGTACAAAGAATTGATAGAGATTCTCTGGAAAAATCGACGGGAAGGTCACATTATTGAAAAAGTTGTTCTAAATACCAATAAGCTTGATGAAGTATATAAATATGTTAAAAGAAAGCAAAAGAAATCTTTGGAGAACAAGATACTTGATCTGCTTGGTAATTTCCCTTGCCAAGATGCGACTGTGGCTGAATTTATACTATCAGTGACAGAAAGAATACTGGAGAACAAATCTGTGAAAAAGTATTTTGATCTAAATAATTTAAAGTATGTAGAGGAGCTTCTTCTTGCTGTTCAAGCTGTCACCTGCAATAAGGAAGAAATATATTTAAGAGAACTATCGATGAAAGTTTTTAAGAATTCCAAAACATTGGAGGTCATGGAAGGCAAAATAAAAAATATAATCTTAGAGTTTCATCCTAATAATGAATGTCTATTAGAAGTTGAAGATTTGCTTGGCGAATTCAATATACTCAAAAATCCATCATATGTAATGTTCAAGGGAAGCGGAAAAATCAAATTTAAAAGCAGTACTATTGATTTAAGTGATTTTGAAAACGGGATGGGTATAAGCAGTAAGGATTTGGATACTTTACAATTTGAAAGCTGCCATAAGGTTAAAAGGCTTATAACTATCGAAAATTTAACAACTTTTAATAGGTTTAAGGATGGGGAAGCCATAATTATATATCTTGGTGGTTATCACAATGAGAGTAGAAGAAGACTGCTTACGAAGCTTTATGATATATACCATAATATTGAGTATTATCATTGGGGTGATATTGACTGTGGAGGTTTTAGGATTTATAGGCATCTTAAGGAAAGGACTGGAGTGCCATTTAAACCTATGAATATGGGAGCGGATGTACTGAAAAAATACAAAAGTTATACAAAACCACTTACTGAATCAGATAGAAAAACTTTGGTAAATATGGCAGGAGATATCAATTTTGATGTGTTTAGTGACTCAATAGAAATGATGCTGGAAGATGGAAGAAAGCTAGAGCAGGAAATTGTAGGGTATGATTTGTAAAAAGTAGTAAGCATCTACTACTCCTATAACTGTGTTCCCAATTAAACAATATTGTAATTACATATTGTGCTAGGTTCTATATTTCAAAATAATCAAGTGGTTTTCCAGTGTCAAATAGAAACCGTGCGATTCTTTGTTCCTCTGTAACCGTAAAAGAATTGACGCCTTTTTCTAAAAAATTTATTTTGTTAAGATTACAGATATAAAGAATAGGGGAGGAAATCTGTAATGGAAATGAACTCTAATGAAGAGACTTGGAAGGAACTTTTAAAATCATGTTAAATATTGATAAGGTTGATACTGTATACTTAGCTTGTGGAAGCACAGATTTAAGAAAAAGTATAGATGGACTAACTCTTATTGTTCAAATGGAGCTCAATCTGAATCCTTTTGATAAAGCTTTGTTTGTATTTTGCAATAAGCAGATATTGATAAGTAGGAGGGGAATCAATGAAAAGTTATCAGAATATAATTAATGAGAGAGTACATAATTATTATTGGGAAGATGATATAAATTGTGCAACTACGGTTTTAAAAACTTTAGCAGAAATATGTGAAGTAGACTTAAATCCTCAAGTTATAGATTCTGCAATTGGAATGCATGGTGCAGGAAAGTTTGGTGCACAATGTGGACTAGTAGAGGGTTCTCTCATGTTTATAGGTATCTTTGGAAGAAAACTTGAATACAAAAATGAAGATATCGCAAATTATTGTTATAACTTTGCAAACGGATTTCAAGATAGTTTTGGAAGTATAGTTTGCAAGGATTTGCGTTCTCAAGGTTTTAATTCAGATGATCCACCTCATATTTGTGAAGAAATTACTAAAAAAGCAATTGAATTTACATATAATTATGTTAATAGAATGAAAGAAAATTAATTTATAATTATAATGTTGCGAGAATTTTTTGCATGGATTTTATGTCTATAAAGTGATTTTTAGTGTCATAAATATAACATATTATAAAAATTATAATCTTATGTTAAGCCCCGATATCATAAAGATTAGTGGCGCAGGATACTACAACAGTACAATAAAACACGAGGCAAAATAGGGGCTAGAGATAGCTTTTTTCTTTTAACTGGAAATACTTATAACGAAAACTTTCATGACAAATACTATAAAGCATAAAGAATTATTGCAGACTTATGTAAAAATACTTACTACAGTAGAAGAGGTGAATTCAGTAACATGGGATATAGTTATTCCAACAACTATTACTTAAAAAATAAAATAATCCATTTTCTAGTCTTTGAAAGTCTTTATTTGAACGTAGAGATATTCTCAAGAGAAATATAATTTTATGGGGCAGATATGTTTGAAGAACTTTATCTACTGGTATTTGTTGACTGTGGTAATTATATGGTTTGATGATGTTTTATCCTGCTATTTTTATGAGGATGAAAGGCCATCAAGTTTATGAAGTTATTTTGTAAGGTTAGTTAAGTTACAATAGAAACTTAATATATGCTAATATGTATTAGTATATATTAAGTATATTTGTATTTCAAAATGTAAAATAAGGTATATAATCGTTCTTAAGGGGTGGTTATATTGTCAGAAGTAAAAAGGCAAAACATAACTATAGATCCTGAAGCTTTTGAGGATTTTTGTAAATATGCAGGTAGAAAAGGAATTAAGATATCAACATGGGGAACTATGAAAATGCGTGAGTTCGTGGAAGAAGAGAAAGCCCTTGAAGAACTGAAGAAAAGTAATCTTGAAAGAAGGCGATTTATATTTGAATACCGAAAAGGATTTTCTGTATCATTTTACTGAAAATTATGATACAATATTAAAAATTTTAAAAGATGGTTTTAGATTAAGTGGGTGCCTAGAACAAAGAAAAGGGTTACCAGGTGAATTATCATTACTAAAAACCAAAGTATCGGTTTTGTGCTTAACTGATATTAGGTTACATGAAATCAAATATCATTCAGAAAAATACGGTAGTTTTGGCATAGGTGTGACAAAGAAATGGGCTCAATCCTATCATGCTCAGCCTGTTATTTACATTGATAAAAACTCAGGTTTATGTAAAGCTATAGAAGAATACTTTCCAAGCATTAAGAACAAATTTTTAAATACAAATAAGGAATCAAGGGATGAGGAAGAAATGTTCTTATTAAATTTAGAACTTTTTTGTAAAGACATAGAATATTTTACTGAAAGAGAATGGAGAATATTGCCTCAATTTATTGATGATAAATTATTAAAAACTATCAAAGGTGAATATTATATAGATATTTCTAATCAAGATGATATAGTATGCATTATAGCTCCAAGAAAACATATTCCCCAATTAAACAAAGATATTAGGCTCATTTTTAATAAAAAATATAAGAATGAAAATATACCATTCCCAATAATACCATATGAATATTTAGAAATGATATAAGTTGACTATAGAGCTCAGAATAAGGGCTCTTTTTTTTCATACTCATGGTTATTATCACATTATTAACTATAATGTAAATATAGATGTATTAATGGTTACAAGTAGATATATAAGAGGAGAGAATGAAATGAACTATCGTATTGAAGGAAAAGAAGAATTTCACATACTTTTAAAAGTGAAATATGGATACTGGTTATAAAAAGGAATAATAATTAAGACACATTAATCGTATTATACATCACAGCATATTAAGAGTTTTGGAGAAATCCAGAGTTCTTTTTTAGTGTTCAAAAATAACTATAAAGAGGCTACAGATGAACAAACATATATTTAACAGTATAGTGGCAAGGGTAGGGGGTGTATGTACTTATGTATTTGGTGGGTGGGATACTCCTATAATAGTTTTGTTTTGGTCTATGGGTGTCGACTATGCCACAGGACTTTTGAGTGCAGCAGTACAAAACAAATTGAATTCCAAAGTAGGGTATAAAGGTATCGCAAAGAAAGCATCTATATTAGTAGTGCTTATAGTAGCAGTGCTTTTAGACAGACTTTTAAATAGTGGAATATATTTTTAAATAATTAGGAAGAAAGTTTGAAACAGCTTTCTTTTTTAAATAATTTTTATATTTTATTGCCTATAAATAAAAATCTGCATATCTATTATGTAAGAAAACAATGGCTAAGTATAGAAAGAAACCTGTAACAATAGAAGCAATACAGAATATTTCTATTGCTCAAACCGAGTATCGATAGTTTAAGAAATATTCAATATCTCTTAATATTTCACACAGAAAAACATTAATATACCACTGGAATAACATGGATGATGCATCAAATCGTCATAAAGGATAACTAGAATATTAAGTATAGCAGCTGCAATAAATATTTTAAATTCAGGAGGTAATGAAAATGTTAAAAATGAAGTATAAAATAATTTCAGCTGTAATGCTTGCAGCACCATTGTTACTTAATACAGGAATTGGTACGACAGTTAGCGCATGTTCTGCCAACAACAAACCAGGTGTAGCTTATAAATCCAAATATAAAGCACCTGCTAAACCAGTAAAAGAGGTAGTAAACAAGCATAAAGTTAAGGCACCACATGCTAAACCAGCACCAAGAGTAGTTCATTCAGCACCAAATGCTTGTAGATAGTAGCATTATATGAATAAGCCTATTGGGATTTTCTCGGTAGGCTTTTTTATATATTTACTTTATCCCCAGAAGTTAAAGTTTCCTACAGATAATGTAGCTGTCCATGATGAACTTCCTCGTTTGACAGTACTTGTTACAATCATTCCAAGTCCATATGCTACATCAATATCCACATAATTCATACCTAATAAGAATCATTAATACTATTCTTTGCCCTATAAAATAGAGTATTTAAGTCTTGTATCTCACTTTTTTCATACACAGTGACTAGTTTAGCATCTTCTTTTAAAGATCTACTTTGCGCTTGTACACGTGTTGTTGAAAATGTTATGCCTAAAACTACAGATAAGGTGGACTATTTATGACTATTGCCGCAATTGGAGGAATGATATGTGTGTCATATTTTTATATTCTTTCAGGTATACTTCTAATAATACTAGGTATAATGGGATTGGTTAAAAAAGATCAAAGTAAAGCAAAAGTTAGTGTACAATTCTAAACACTATTTTAAGAAAAACAAAACTCCAGATTTGTTTTAGCTGGAGCTTTTGAATTTTATATTTTCCATTTCTGCATATCATTTCAAAATTTATTGATTGTAAAATTCATATTTGCAAACGTAAAATATGAATTTTAATAGAATTTGTTAGCATTTAATAAGAAATAGAAAATATATATTCACCACAAAACCCTTGATTTTAAGTATATTATAGCATATAATAATGTAGAAAATTATATACAAGACAGTTCGTGACCATCCTGTCTATAAACAAAACTAGGGGAAGCTGTACAATTTGTATAGTTTATTTTGTGATTAAAAGGTAGGGGTGTCTCTACCTTTTTTATGTTATTAAAATTAAAGACAAGGTG
This genomic interval from Clostridium kluyveri contains the following:
- a CDS encoding C-GCAxxG-C-C family protein, whose protein sequence is MKSYQNIINERVHNYYWEDDINCATTVLKTLAEICEVDLNPQVIDSAIGMHGAGKFGAQCGLVEGSLMFIGIFGRKLEYKNEDIANYCYNFANGFQDSFGSIVCKDLRSQGFNSDDPPHICEEITKKAIEFTYNYVNRMKEN
- a CDS encoding abortive infection system antitoxin AbiGi family protein, whose product is MNTEKDFLYHFTENYDTILKILKDGFRLSGCLEQRKGLPGELSLLKTKVSVLCLTDIRLHEIKYHSEKYGSFGIGVTKKWAQSYHAQPVIYIDKNSGLCKAIEEYFPSIKNKFLNTNKESRDEEEMFLLNLELFCKDIEYFTEREWRILPQFIDDKLLKTIKGEYYIDISNQDDIVCIIAPRKHIPQLNKDIRLIFNKKYKNENIPFPIIPYEYLEMI
- the tnpB gene encoding IS66 family insertion sequence element accessory protein TnpB, coding for MLNIDKVDTVYLACGSTDLRKSIDGLTLIVQMELNLNPFDKALFVFCNKQILISRRGINEKLSEYN
- a CDS encoding ATP-binding protein, whose translation is MKKLKRMRLINWHRFLNETIEINNSVLLSGENGAGKSTILDAIQLVLTCSKNNFNKAANENGKRTLAGYVRCKTGKERKPYEREGQITAHIALEFYEEEKNKTFLVGAVIDSASETKEKTVWYRIENQGIEDDLFLQGNKPKNIDIFRNTNKKAQIFNQTDAKKDFKNRLGRLEDKFFELVPKALAFKPIDDIKDFVYSYVLDKKEVNIEVLKENVRSYQELEKMLSIIKVKIQKLEAISESYDKIVNFKEREKVYDYIIKRADAEISKENISRFEFNIKKLSDEIDALETKRNHIQNEIYDKNDTRDKLEYELLHNEEYLAIKDLNSKINALEPQIKELEWKKNSLLLAVKESIKNTEALMAKEEEFPSATSYLQVARQLVQNFEISSLSGIIDKFVKDKRERAEEVSKKIYKLEAEKDNFETRLSQVNKKMAELKKKKLQYKSEITMLLEEIKKVFKKAGKGSEPRILCELLRITDERWKNAIEGYLNTQRFYIIVEPEDFDLALNVYENLRKNRGLHSVGLINTSKLDGYNNCGNNTLAAVVTSQSMWAKRFANMILGKVILCEKVEKLKFYQCSITPGCMLYQNHVARAIDPKVYNTPYIGEDAYKIQLEQALEEKSVLEKQRRTIIDSLKEINKYKELLGRDKETGIKYNIEVLARLNANKEQLESLRGKKSELEKNNKFFQKHIVIEDLKREIEKLEKKKEDIISKKGSNNNQIKNEIKAKEQEEERLGKQAEELNNSKKALGEKLEKAQKDYEKILASKKPVRKMKEDYEGTKKRTETLRDAQKDFLREMQYKYKSEHDFGAEPTYEGTKLFIEELNKLKGSELLTYEEKVFEAKKGAELEFKEQFLSKLQENIKKAQGEFKQLNKALKDIKFGSESYEFKYSESKHFSKYYKMIMDDFNIVEGYSLLSGQFNNRHKEVIEELFEKLTLDEENSSKTLEEFTDYRTYMDYDIHISHGDGTESFYSKVAREKSGGETQTPFYVTIAASFVQLYSQGIGTESIGLILFDEAFDKMDDERTTGVLEFLNNLPLQMIIAAPPEKIQYIGPQVDSTLLALKEDNISYVEVYSYEKI
- a CDS encoding DUF4194 domain-containing protein, producing the protein MEFLNKLTAREMEEFKKISNKLLSICFICKKNEASKNDYYFILRNKEEFNSYFKILGFQVEINEEYGVAQLVNTLNFNRIQLKLFDSIILLILRVLFDEKIRELSLVNDVVVTVGEIQEKFMALKIRDKLIDKTTLNNSLKLFKRFNIINNLDRDLTNEDSRIIIYYSILMALRVDDIKAVYDKISIYKKGGEVVEEIEEDEID
- a CDS encoding Wadjet anti-phage system protein JetD domain-containing protein; the encoded protein is MKRYDELLVNRLLDSYEGSALYTESNKNNQRIFFAFNKKNIPDYFDEESTIYEDINQMAMDLQYKELIEILWKNRREGHIIEKVVLNTNKLDEVYKYVKRKQKKSLENKILDLLGNFPCQDATVAEFILSVTERILENKSVKKYFDLNNLKYVEELLLAVQAVTCNKEEIYLRELSMKVFKNSKTLEVMEGKIKNIILEFHPNNECLLEVEDLLGEFNILKNPSYVMFKGSGKIKFKSSTIDLSDFENGMGISSKDLDTLQFESCHKVKRLITIENLTTFNRFKDGEAIIIYLGGYHNESRRRLLTKLYDIYHNIEYYHWGDIDCGGFRIYRHLKERTGVPFKPMNMGADVLKKYKSYTKPLTESDRKTLVNMAGDINFDVFSDSIEMMLEDGRKLEQEIVGYDL
- a CDS encoding phage holin family protein; amino-acid sequence: MNKHIFNSIVARVGGVCTYVFGGWDTPIIVLFWSMGVDYATGLLSAAVQNKLNSKVGYKGIAKKASILVVLIVAVLLDRLLNSGIYF